A genomic segment from Glycine soja cultivar W05 chromosome 18, ASM419377v2, whole genome shotgun sequence encodes:
- the LOC114395875 gene encoding cullin-3A-like codes for MSNQKKRNFQIEAFKHRVLMDPKYADKTWEILKHAIHEIYNHNASGLSFEELYRNAYNMVLHKFGEKLYSGLVATMTGHLKDIAQSVEAAQGGSFLEELNRKWNDHNKALQMIRDILMYMDRTYIPSTQKTPVHELGLNLWKENVIYSSQIRTRLLNTLLELVHSERTGEVIDRGIMRNITKMLMDLGPSVYGQEFETHFLQVSAEFYRVESQKFIECCDCGDYLKKAERRLNEEMERVSHYLDSRTEKKITNVVEKEMIENHMLRLIHMENSGLVHMLCDDKYEDLSRMYNLFRRVTDGLSKIREVMTSHMRESGKQLVTDPERLKDPVEYVQRLLDEKDKYDKIINLAFVNDKSFQNALNSSFEYFINLNPRSPEFISLFVDDKLRKGLKGVSEDDVEVTLDKVMMLFRYLQEKDVFEKYYKQHLAKRLLSGKTVSDDAERSLIVKLKTECGYQFTSKLEGMFTDMKTSQDTMQGFYGCHPELSDGPTLTVQVLTTGSWPTQSSVTCNLPAEMSALCEKFRSFYLGTHTGRRLSWQTNMGTADLKATFGKGQKHELNVSTYQMCVLMLFNNADRLGYKEIEQATEIPASDLKRCLQSLALVKGRNVLRKEPMGKDIGDDDAFYVNDKFSSKLYKVKIGTVVAQKESEPEKQETRQRVEEDRKPQIEAAIVRILKSRKQLDHNNLIAEVTKQLQSRFLANPTEVKKRIESLIERDFLERDDSDRRLYRYLA; via the coding sequence AAATGCATACAACATGGTGCTTCACAAATTTGGTGAGAAGCTCTACTCAGGGCTGGTTGCAACCATGACTGGACATCTCAAAGATATAGCTCAATCTGTTGAAGCTGCTCAAGGAGGTTCTTTTCTGGAAGAGCTGAACAGGAAATGGAATGATCATAATAAGGCGTTACAAATGATCAGAGACATACTGATGTACATGGATAGGACCTACATTCCAAGCACCCAGAAGACTCCTGTTCATGAACTTGGGCTGAACCTGTGGAAAGAAAATGTCATCTATTCCAGCCAGATCAGGACTCGGCTATTGAATACACTTCTGGAATTAGTACATAGTGAACGCACTGGGGAAGTTATTGATAGAGGCATTATgagaaatataacaaaaatgctTATGGATTTAGGCCCTTCTGTTTATGGACAAGAATTTGAGACTCATTTTCTTCAAGTTTCAGCTGAGTTTTACCGGGTAGAATCCCAGAAATTCATCGAGTGTTGTGATTGTGGTGATTATCTGAAAAAAGCTGAGAGGCGTCTGAATGAGGAAATGGAAAGAGTGAGCCATTACTTGGATTCCAGGACAGAAAAGAAGATTACTAATGTGGTGGAGAAGGAgatgattgaaaatcatatgCTAAGATTAATTCATATGGAGAATTCTGGCTTAGTGCACATGCTTTGTGATGATAAATATGAAGATTTGAGTAGAATGTATAACTTGTTCCGTCGTGTTACTGATGGTCTTTCAAAAATACGAGAAGTGATGACTTCACATATGCGAGAGTCTGGTAAACAACTTGTTACTGATCCTGAAAGATTGAAAGATCCTGTCGAATATGTGCAGAGGCTCTTAGATGAGAAAGATAAATATGACAAGATCATAAACTTGGCATTCGTCAATGACAAGTCTTTCCAGAATGCATTGAATTCCTCATTTGAATATTTCATCAACTTGAATCCTCGTTCTCCAGAGTTCATTTCACTATTTGTAGATGATAAACTCCGGAAAGGTCTAAAAGGGGTTAGTGAGGATGATGTAGAAGTTACCCTTGACAAGGTGATGATGCTATTCCGATACCTGCAAGAAAAAGATGTTTTTGAGAAGTACTACAAACAGCATTTGGCAAAACGGCTTTTGTCTGGAAAAACTGTTTCTGATGATGCTGAGAGAAGTCTCATAGTCAAGCTCAAGACAGAATGTGGTTACCAATTTACATCTAAATTAGAGGGAATGTTTACAGACATGAAAACCTCTCAGGACACAATGCAGGGCTTTTATGGCTGCCACCCTGAACTAAGTGACGGTCCCACGCTTACTGTCCAAGTTCTTACAACAGGGTCTTGGCCAACTCAGTCTAGTGTTACGTGCAACCTGCCAGCAGAAATGTCTGCACTGTGCGAGAAGTTTCGGTCATTTTACCTTGGCACCCATACTGGCAGGAGATTGTCCTGGCAAACTAATATGGGCACAGCGGACTTAAAAGCAACCTTTGGGAAGGGGCAGAAGCATGAGTTGAATGTCTCTACTTACCAAATGTGTGTTCTCATGCTGTTTAATAATGCTGATAGACTTGGCTACAAGGAGATTGAGCAAGCAACTGAGATTCCTGCTTCTGATCTTAAAAGATGCCTGCAATCATTGGCTTTAGTTAAGGGAAGAAATGTCCTTAGAAAGGAACCTATGGGTAAAGATATTGGTGATGATGATGCATTCTATGTTAATGACAAGTTCAGCAGCAAGCTGTACAAGGTTAAAATAGGAACTGTCGTTGCACAAAAGGAATCTGAACCTGAGAAGCAGGAAACCCGACAGAGAGTCGAGGAAGACAGGAAGCCCCAGATTGAAGCAGCAATAGTGAGGATCTTGAAATCCAGGAAGCAACTTGATCATAACAATCTTATAGCCGAGGTCACGAAGCAGTTGCAATCGCGTTTCCTGGCAAATCCCACGGAGGTAAAGAAACGGATAGAGTCTCTCATTGAGCGGGACTTTTTGGAGAGGGATGATAGTGATAGAAGATTGTACCGATATCTTGCTTAG
- the LOC114395876 gene encoding hevamine-A-like has protein sequence MAFKSAISVSFFCLVLSALANGFNAGKIAIYWGQNGNEGTLSEACATGNYDYVIIAFLPTFGNGQTPMINLAGHCDPYSKGCTGLSSDIESCQAKGIKVLLSLGGGAGSYSIASTQDASQVAIYLWNNFLGGKSSSRPLGPAILDGIDFDIEGGSNQHWGDLAKFLKGYGKQVYITAAPQCPFPDAWIGNALTTGLFDFVWVQFYNNPPCQYTSGAISNLEDAWKQWISGIPANKIFLGLPASPQAAGSGFIPSADLISNVLPAIKGSSKYGGVMLWSRYYDVQSGYSSSIRSHV, from the coding sequence ATGGCATTTAAATCAGCAATCTCAGTCTCATTCTTCTGCTTAGTATTGTCAGCACTAGCAAATGGTTTCAATGCTGGCAAAATTGCAATCTATTGGGGCCAGAATGGCAACGAGGGCACACTGTCCGAGGCTTGTGCCACGGGGAACTATGATTATGTGATCATAGCCTTTTTGCCAACCTTTGGCAATGGCCAAACTCCCATGATTAATCTTGCTGGTCACTGTGATCCATACAGTAAAGGATGCACCGGCTTAAGCTCAGACATCGAGTCCTGCCAAGCCAAAGGCATCAAGGTGTTGCTCTCTTTAGGAGGAGGTGCTGGAAGCTACTCAATTGCATCCACTCAAGATGCAAGCCAAGTAGCCATTTACCTTTGGAACAACTTCTTGGGGGGAAAGTCATCATCTCGCCCTCTTGGCCCCGCCATTCTTGATGGCATTGACTTTGACATTGAAGGTGGATCAAACCAACATTGGGGTGATCTTGCCAAGTTCCTTAAAGGCTATGGGAAGCAAGTGTACATAACTGCGGCACCTCAATGTCCATTTCCTGATGCTTGGATAGGAAATGCCCTCACAACAGGTCTTTTTGACTTTGTTTGGGTCCAATTCTACAACAACCCTCCTTGCCAATACACTTCTGGGGCAATTAGCAACCTTGAAGATGCATGGAAGCAGTGGATATCAGGTATCCCTGCCAACAAGATATTCTTGGGGTTACCAGCTTCACCACAGGCAGCAGGAAGTGGTTTCATTCCTTCTGCTGATCTTATCTCCAATGTGCTTCCAGCCATTAAGGGTTCTTCTAAATATGGAGGTGTTATGCTGTGGTCAAGGTATTATGATGTTCAGAGTGGATATAGCTCCTCCATCAGGAGCCATGTCTAA